GTCCGCAGAAATTGGCGGAGCGGGTCATCGAGATTCTTCAACGTTCTTCATAGGGGGTATCGCCATGGCCAATCTTAATTCCTTTGATATCGTTTCCAAGACCGACATGCAGGAGGTCAAGAATGCGGTGGACCAGGCTTCCAAAGAGCTGTCCCAGCGCTTCGACTTTAAAGGAAGCAAAAGCCTCATCACGCTGGAGGGCACCGACCTGGTCGTCGTATCGGATGACGAATACAAGTTAAAGAGCGTTCTGGATATTCTCCAGTCCAAGCTGGTCAAGCGCGGTGTTTCTCTCAAGGCCCTGAGCTACGGGCCGGTCGACGCAGCGCTTGGCGGCACCGTCCGGCAGAAAATCGCGTTGCAGCAGGGGATCAATTCCGATAAAGCCAAAGAGATCGCCAAGGCGATCCGGGACGCGAAGTTCAAGGCCCAGACCCAGATCCAGGGAGACCAGGTCCGCGTATTGAGCAAGGACAAAGACGAACTCCAAACCATCATCGCCTTTTTGAAAGGTCAGGACTTCGGCCTGCCGTTGCAGTTCACCAATTACCGGTAGGGGCGCTTTGCGAGCCGCCCCTACCCGGCCCTCGCCAGTTTCTCAAACCCATCCTTGACGACGATCATCGCCTTGCAATCGTCTTCGTTATATTTCAGAACCTTTTCCAGGGCATGACCGGTCCCGCCCTCGACCGCCTGTTTGTACCAGATCATCGCGCTCTTCATCGCGTCCACCTCCGAAGCGTCTTGAGACCAATGAAAACCAAAATACGGCGCGACCACCTTGATGCTGTAACCGGGCGTGGGCAGGATATAGGACGCCTGAGCCGCTTTGCAGAGGTCTTCGAGATGAGGCTGAACCCGCGCGTTGAAGTCGTCGAGAAAACCGTGCCGTTCGCTCGCCTTCCGGAGTTGGGTCTTTTCATAATGGTCCCAGTGGTACAGACGGTAACGGCGGGTTTCTTTCCGCAGATATTCAAAAAATTCGGCGAGAATCTTTTTTTCGTCTTCCGGTTTCTTGGCCAGATAGGCGAGGTACGGCGCCTCCCGGCCGCCGGCCCGCGCCGTCAGGCCGATCAGGTAGATGCAGTTCCAGGCCGGATCGTCTTGAAACAGCTCTCCCGTGCCTTCAAGATCCAAAAACAGCTCAACCTCGGGAGGATCGTCCAGCGGTTCGTAGGGGCCGACC
This genomic stretch from Nitrospiria bacterium harbors:
- a CDS encoding YajQ family cyclic di-GMP-binding protein, with protein sequence MANLNSFDIVSKTDMQEVKNAVDQASKELSQRFDFKGSKSLITLEGTDLVVVSDDEYKLKSVLDILQSKLVKRGVSLKALSYGPVDAALGGTVRQKIALQQGINSDKAKEIAKAIRDAKFKAQTQIQGDQVRVLSKDKDELQTIIAFLKGQDFGLPLQFTNYR